Within the Alteromonas sp. M12 genome, the region TTCCATAGTGAAAAGCCTGAGTTTAGACAAATCACAGTCGATATTCGTGATGATGAAAGCGAAAGTGAAAGTAAAGGTATTCCTGAAATTTGGAATAATACCGATGGCACCATTGAGCAAATCCAAAATTATCGTCGAGAAGGCAATCGTATTACCTTTGATTTAGCCCTTGAACCTTACGCGAGTCGTTTTATTTTGCTCCGTCGTGATAATAAAACACCAATCTACAACGGCACGCACTCAAAACTGGTTAAAGACATATACCAAAACAGTGACAACGAAGCACAGGTAAGTGAATTAACTGGCCCTTGGAAAGTCGAATTTGATCCAGCGTGGGCAGGGCCTGGAGTTGTCACTTTTAATAACTTACAAGATTGGACCGCTCGCGCTGAAGAGGGTATTAAACACTATTCGGGCACTGCCAACTATGCGAAAACCTTTACCATTAGCCAAGCTCAAGTAGCAAGTAATCAACCTATCTATCTAGATTTAGGCGAAGTACAGCAAGTAGCCGAAGTCACAGTGAATGGTAAAAAATTAGGTACCTTGTGGAAACCACCTTTTGCTTTAGATGTGAGCAGCGCGCTGGTGGCGGGGGATAATCAATTAGAAGTGGCGATTACAAATACTTGGGTGAATCGTTTAATTGGTGACGAAGCACTACCCGACACTAGCGGTTATAGCATGGTGGGCGATACCGTTGCTTGGTTAAAGGCTAACCAAAAACCACCTAAAAGCGCGCGAGTGACCTTTACTGGATATAACTTCTTTAAAACTGATAAATCAAAAATATTACAAACTTCTGGGTTATTAGGTCCGGTGCGCTTAATTAACAGTATTAATAGGTAAACCATGAAAAAAATACAAACCTTATTATTCCTTTTTTTGCCTTTAATTGGGTTTATACCAATTACTGCTGGTGCTGTTAATTGGCAGGCTGAGTGGATTTGGACACCACAAAAAATTGGTAATCCCAATACGTGGGTGGCGCTGCGAAAAGAAGTTGAACTTAACGATTTCAACAGCAATGATAATGAGCAAAAGGTCATTGCTTATATCAGTGCCGATACTAAATATTGGTTGTGGATCAATGGTGAGATGGTGGTGTTTGAAGGTAGTTATACCGGCGGTCCGTCACCGGTAAAAGCCTCACCTCGAGTGGATTACTTCCCGCTCGCCTCTCATAAATATTATGATAGCGTCAATATCAGCAAATATTTAAAACCGGGTAAAAACACGATTGCCGCATTAGGTTGGTATTACGGCGCCAATGGCGATAAAGGCACGCATATCTCGGCTAGAGTCGCAGGTTTTATTTTTCAAGCTAAGGTTGGTGAACAAACCATTATTTCTGACGCATCTTGGAAAGCCAAAGAGCACAATGCTTATCAACCTGTTGAGAAAGAAAAGCACAGGCGTGTTGCTGCATGGAGTGTTAATTATGATGCTCGAAAAGACATGAACGATTGGAGTGTTGATGCTTGGTATATGCCAGGTTATAACGACACTAGCTGGGAAACAGCAAAGAGTTTGCATCGCCCTCCACGCGAGCCTTTTAATCAATTATTTCCAAGTGAAATCCCAATTTTAAATGACTTTGGATTAGCCAATTGTAGCAATTACCCAGCGTCTAAATTTCCGTTCATCAGTGACGGTAAAATATTCAAATGTAAGTTAGATTTTAATAAGAATGTCACCCCTTACTTTGATATTGAAGCTGATGCTGGATTAAAGCTTCATGTGAAATCAAATATGCGCTTAAACACTATTCAAACTTATTACACCACCAAACAAGGTCGACAGCAGTTTGAATCTTTGTCTTGGATGAACGCTCGTGTTATCGAATATACCATACCAAAAGGGATAAAAGTTCACGGGTTAAAATACCGTTGGACTGGTGTGGGTTCAACCCCCGGGCATTTTGAGTCTGACGATGAATGGTATTCACGTATCTGGCAAATGGCTGAAAATACTTTGTACATTTGTGCCCGTGATAACTTCATGGATACACCGGATAGAGAACGTGGTTTGTGGATTGGCGATGTGGCCGACCAAGCCAGCTATTTATTTTACTCAATGGACAAACCCGGTCGTGATTTACTCAAAAAAGCCATTAAAGTCACTATGGCCTTTAGTGACACTGAAGATGGTGTGTTTGCTGGTTTAGGACCAGGTCGTTTTCGTGAATTACCCGCGCAAAGCTTGCAATTTATTGAGCAAGGGGTTTGGCATTATTATTTCAATACCGGTGATCTAGACACAGTTAAATACGCATACCCATTTGTACATAGATATTTATCGTTATGGAAAAAACAAGAAAACGGTTTGATCGTACTCAGAAATGGTCACTGGCGTTGGACCGATTGGGGCCCACAGGAAACTGTGGATTATGATGCAATTCACAATGCATTATATTACAGCGCGTTAGTAGCCGCTCGTAAAATAGCGGTGGCGATAGGTGACGACACTCACATGGCGTTTTATAACCAACGTATTGATGAGCTGAAACAGGCCTACCAAGAAACATTCTGGCAAGATGGTTTTTTCAGCAGTAATCCTAAAAAATTCAAAGACGATCGCGCGAACGCTATCGCGATTTTATTTGATTTAGCAAAGCCAGAGCAATATCAACAAATCGTCGATAATGTATTAATTCCAAATCAATTTGCCAGTCCCCACTTTGAATGGATGGTGTATAACGCAATGGCCAAAGCTGGCCGTTATGATGATGCGTTAACCCGAATGAAATCCCGCTATGGCTTGCAAGTGGATAACCCTGCTTTATCTACCTTGGCTGAATATTTACCTAAAGGGGGTACAGAAAATCATGCTTGGAATGCCCCGAGTACTGTATTAAGCCAATATATTGCAGGTATTAAACCCACATCTGTGGCGTGGAAAACATTCCAAATACTACCCAATATGGCGCACATGAAGCGGGTTAAGCAACTGGTTCCTAGCGTGCAAGGGGATATTGATTTTGAAATTACCCGAACGAATAGTGAAATTAACCTAGCGTTATCTTCACCAGTAGGTACAAACGCTGTGGTTGGTATTCCCAAAGAGTACTTTGTCATTAGTTCCGTGAGCCTAAATGGTGATCTGGTGTACCAAGCAACTGGATCACAAACGGATCAACATGCAGCTATCAAATTTGCCGGTGAAGACGACAAATTTCTGAAGTTTGAAATTATTGGTGGCGATTGGATGCTTAAAGCTAAATAAGTAGGCAAGTGTATAAACAAACAACGACAATTCAATCAATTAGTAAAGTGATCCTATGAAAACCGTAATAAAAAACTTCGCTTGTTTAGGCGCGGTAATAAGTTTTATGTTAACACTGCAAGCCTGTGGCTTACTTGAAAATGATGGGACTAGTGCCAGTGCTGCACAATCGCTTCGGTTAAAACCTCATACTTTAAAGATCAACGAAGGTT harbors:
- a CDS encoding alpha-L-rhamnosidase C-terminal domain-containing protein — encoded protein: MKKIQTLLFLFLPLIGFIPITAGAVNWQAEWIWTPQKIGNPNTWVALRKEVELNDFNSNDNEQKVIAYISADTKYWLWINGEMVVFEGSYTGGPSPVKASPRVDYFPLASHKYYDSVNISKYLKPGKNTIAALGWYYGANGDKGTHISARVAGFIFQAKVGEQTIISDASWKAKEHNAYQPVEKEKHRRVAAWSVNYDARKDMNDWSVDAWYMPGYNDTSWETAKSLHRPPREPFNQLFPSEIPILNDFGLANCSNYPASKFPFISDGKIFKCKLDFNKNVTPYFDIEADAGLKLHVKSNMRLNTIQTYYTTKQGRQQFESLSWMNARVIEYTIPKGIKVHGLKYRWTGVGSTPGHFESDDEWYSRIWQMAENTLYICARDNFMDTPDRERGLWIGDVADQASYLFYSMDKPGRDLLKKAIKVTMAFSDTEDGVFAGLGPGRFRELPAQSLQFIEQGVWHYYFNTGDLDTVKYAYPFVHRYLSLWKKQENGLIVLRNGHWRWTDWGPQETVDYDAIHNALYYSALVAARKIAVAIGDDTHMAFYNQRIDELKQAYQETFWQDGFFSSNPKKFKDDRANAIAILFDLAKPEQYQQIVDNVLIPNQFASPHFEWMVYNAMAKAGRYDDALTRMKSRYGLQVDNPALSTLAEYLPKGGTENHAWNAPSTVLSQYIAGIKPTSVAWKTFQILPNMAHMKRVKQLVPSVQGDIDFEITRTNSEINLALSSPVGTNAVVGIPKEYFVISSVSLNGDLVYQATGSQTDQHAAIKFAGEDDKFLKFEIIGGDWMLKAK